ACAAATTAACTAACGAGATTTAATCTCACTAACCTGTATATAACGTCACCCTAGGCGAGTATAAGTTCTTTTTGAAAGGCACACAGTGGGCGACTTTAAATCAACATGGCGAGCTTGAGTTCAAGTCGGCGAGATTCAGTGCTTTTGACACATAGTACAGTTTTTAATGGTAATGccaaacacttttaaaaaatctacaatAGTCTGCATAGTTTTGTAGCTGAAAGACTAAGCTATCGAATGATGTATTTTGTGCATAAGTGTAGGTCTATAAAATGTCTTTCAACTGTAATTTTAGTGTGGATGTGGGCGAGGTTCGATTAAGTTACCCTTAGCAATTCAGCATTCCAACGTTAACTCAActtgattttataaaacaaaaaaaacttgcgcattttaaaatggttgaaaaacTGTTATcgaataaaatgttatttttaatctgGTTTTTAGACATTATAATCTGTATTACTAATACTTATTACATAATTGCTTTTTATTCTACAGTCAAATTATATATTcgattttttatcattttaatgataaataaaagtaattaaaactttatttgatgtTCAAAAGTTGTtgaagtttttgttatttttttgtatactttgtttttattaacattacttATGTAGTAAAAATTtctaacatatataatatttcacataatatttcatttacaaataaataatgcaatgatgggttttttaaataaccattattaaactatttaatagtttaataaaatgtcaataaaaatacaaagtttattttttattacatttaattcagctgttttaatacataatatctttttatttatttaaatagaaaatttttgttattttcaatgCGTATTAATTTTTAGTCTTTTAGTTGcccaataatataataatggtGTAtgatcttaataaataaaataataatggtgtatgatcttaataaataaaataataatggtgtatgatcttaataaataatataataatggtGTAtgatcttaataaataaaataataatggtgtatgatcttaataaataaaataataatggtgtatgatcttaataaataatataataatggtGTACgatcttaataaataatataataatggtGTAtgatcttaataaataaaataataatggtgtatgatcttaataaataatataataatggtGTACgatcttaataaataatataataatggtGTAtgatcttaataaataaaataataatggtgtatgatcttaataaataaaataataatggtgtatgatcttaataaataatataataatggtGTACgatcttaataaataatataataatggtGTAtgatcttaataaataaaataataatggtgtatgatcttaataaataaaataataatggtgtatgatcttaataaataatataataatggtGTAtgatcttaataaataaaataataatggtgtatgatcttaataaataaaataataatggtgtatgatcttaataaataatataataatggtGTACgatcttaataaataatataataatggtGTAtgatcttaataaataaaataataatggtgtatgatcttaataaataatataataatggtGTACgatcttaataaataaaataataatggtgtatgatcttaataaataatataataatggtGTAtgatcttaataaataaaataataatggtgtatgatcttaataaataatataataatggtGTACgatcttaataaataaaataataatggtgtatgatcttaataaataatataataatggtGTACgatcttaataaataaaataataatggtgtatgatcttaataaataaaataataatggtgtatgatcttaataaataatataataatggtGTACgatcttaataaataaaataataatggtgtatgatcttaataaataatataataatggtGTAtgatcttaataaataaaataataatggtgtatgatcttaataaataatataataatggtGTATgatcttaataaataatataataatggtGTACgatcttaataaataatataataatggtGTATgatcttaataaataatataataatggtGTATgatcttaataaataatataataatggtGTACgatcttaataaataaaataataatggtgtatgatcttaataaataatataataatggtGTACgatcttaataaataatataataatggtGTATgatcttaataaataatataataatggtGTATgatcttaataaataatataataatggtGTATgatcttaataaataatataataatggtGTATgatcttaataaataatataataatggtGTATgatcttaataaataatataataatggtGTATgatcttaataaataatataataatggtGTATgatcttaataaataatataataatggtGTACgatcttaataaataaaataatataataatggtGTACgatcttaataaataaaataatataataatggtGTACgatcttaataaataaaataatataataatggtGTACgatcttaataaataaaataatataataatggtGTAtgatcttaataaataaaataatataataatggtGTACgatcttaataaataaaataatataataatggtGTACgatcttaataaataaaataatataataatggtGTACgatcttaataaataaaataatataataatggtGTACgatcttaataaataaaataatataataatggtGTAtgatcttaataaataaaataatataataatggtGTACgatcttaataaataaaataatataataatggtGTAtgatcttaataaataaaataatataataatggtGTAtgatcttaataaataaaaggaaaaaagaacTTTACAGCGCGATCTTATAAAGTGTAACATTGTGcttttctgttttttgcaaTGTAtaattaacatcaaaaatgtaagaaaaacgTTGGAGGACGTTTCTTATAACGTTTGGCCAAAGTCGTCAATATAACGTTGATCTATGTTTCATTTGTCAacgtcttttttttaactttgatttttctaaattattttcgTACGCTGTTTATACTGTAATGCATTTTTGGGCTTAGTTTAAATTGTTCTGTATTTTTGTacgttgtttattttataatgtaattttgCGCGCTGTTTGcattgtttatttgtttgttgtggttgttgttttttgtttttgtattcttgTGTATTTTTCACTGTGCATTGTAGTGAatagtttatattgttatatattttattgcgtTGTTTGcattggtaattttttatttagtttaatgttGCTAACTTTCTATTGTTAGCTattgtgtttataaaaacaagtgacttattatttttattattgttattattattgtttttgttgttttattattattgtagttttttatgtttattactataaatactatttttattatgatcattactattttataattattataatatatatatatatatatatatatatatatatatatatatatatatatatatatatatatatatatatatatatatatatatatatatatatatatatatataaagatctgTATTTTCGgtgtttacttaagattagtaaaattactatttgtaaatatccatgaaaatatttttcatattatatgattgattgattgattaaacaaaatagaaaaaacattgGCGCAACGTCATTTCAGTCAAAATACAACGTTTGCCTAACGTCTTTATAATGTCttctttcttaaaatttaacGTTGCTCTAACGCCCTTCCGATGTCATTTAGCTTATATGTAACGTTATCACAACATCATTTTAACATTGTTGCAATAACGTTAGCAAAATGACGTTTTTCCGCTtgacgttgaaataatgttgtcCCAACGTAATTTCtcttattttgttaatatctcattcaaattattgaatgagatattaacaaaagtatttgttatttttctattatactTCTGGTTCAGAGCCTAATTTTAGGCTCTCAAATCTGTATAGTTTTTTCCATTTCGtcaggttagaattattttgttctaactCTGCATTTGTTTAAACTGAGATAAATCAAGTTGAAGTTTTACACTGTAATGCAATAGAATTggcaatatatttttcattaatgaaAGCTTTTTTCAATACTTGGCTAtgtactaaaaataattatttgttttgaaaaaaaagtaagttgctCAAATTGCTATTATAGCCCGACCCTGTTTGGAGATAATTTCGATAGATACATTTTgcgttaatattattttgtgctATCTCcatattttagtaaaaacaatttaaacgtTTTCCGAAAAGCGAATGAATTGcaacaaattacttttaacttaGGGATTTAAACGCAAATATTAAAACCTAAAACACTTCGTTGGAAAACTTAAATGGATGGGATGATATAATTAGCTTTCTTTTTGCTACTTAGACAGAATTCAACTGATATTGCTTCTGGAAGGATGGGCAGCTTTTAACAAGagctatattatttaaagaaaatcatttctatctaaaaagatttattgaaaataagcaaacaaagtttttaatacaaataacatGTTAATAACAATTTGAATGAACCTTATACAACTTATACAACTTATAAAACTGAATGTTGCATAACAtaactaaagtaaataaataaaacaattaaaatgaaatttgtttCCGGATGaagagttgaaaaaaaactacTGAAATAAGGTTTTATAGAAACAAACATCTACAGCTGGCGTGTATGGGTACATAGAAACAATGTCTTTTACTTTCTCACtagaaatttcaatattatgtgGAAAACAAGATGCCAATGGAATTGATGGTTCTTCAAGATTACTTCCTGATCCTCTAGTGTTTTTTAGCTTAGACAGCAGTGCCTCTTTATAAATATCTGTAAAACGATTCTTGAAATACACATGACCAGGAGCATTAGACCTATATACAAGTGTTTTGACATTAAAGTACGGAACCTTTTTGTAGTTCATAAGACAAGcaatttttgagaaatttttgatgtcctttttttgcatttggtatacaaaaaatagtttacgtTGGTTAACATTTAACATTGCTTTTACCAACTCGGGAGGGCTGAATATTTCTGCTGAATGTGATGATTTCTCAATCTGACTATGTATATTATCACATTTCTGAATGGAGCTATGCCCTGGCTCACAATACTTTTGTTCAATGATTTCAATATTTGGATGATCAATAAGAAACTCACGCAATGCAGCTGATATATGACTGTTTCTATTTTGTGGAACACAAAAATCAAACCAAAGTAAAAACTTGTCAATATTAGGAAGATCCTTGTAAACTTAATTTAGCATACATGTCACAGCACTAGCAATATCGTTACCAGAACGACCAGACATACCTTTATGCCATAATACACAATATGCTTTTTTGTTCAGCGAAGAGTAACCTGTTAAATTATAACAACTGagctttcttttataaaaaaagttttgcacgTTACTTTTTGGCAAGCTCAAGACATTTTGTAGATCAACACAAACTATGGTTGTGGTAGGGGAGTTCAACTTTCGATCCTTATCTCTCTCGAtctttgtttcattttttgacGCAATATGCTTGTTATACTTTTGGATTTGCTCTTCATTTGCATTTTCAATAATGCAAAATTGGTAGCATGTATCACACAGATCTTTTTTTGGCTTTTGaaattcattattaaatttagtgttaaaaatattgCGGTACATACATTCCTTTGCtggtaaaattttatattgagtgcaatatgttaaatataaatcataaagTTTCTTCAAATTTAATGAACCATCAAAGTATTGTTTGCAGGAAATGCTTCGACAATAATGTGACTCAACTCGTGCAAACAAGTTAATATGGTTTTCTATTCTCTGTTTAGTCatttcaagaactttttttttacaatgtttctCCCATTTTGTAGGGGCAGGAATACCAGTTTCAAGCTTATTTTCATGATAGTATGATATTTGCCTGTTGCTGATGTCTAATGTAGACAAATAAAACACCTTACATACACAATGTTTGACATTATCAacaaagaaattgtaaaaataagtatattttcttCTTGATTTGCGTACTTTATTGATCTGAGTcgtttttttatcaaatctttcagtaattttactaaaaaagtgtTGCTTTTCAATCTGAGACATTCCCCACAGTccattaaataacatttttctcTCGTCTTCTGAAATTTTCACGGAACACTTAAACTTTccacaatcttttttatttttaatactttttggtTGAATAACCCTGCCTctgatatttaaatattcttttccTGATTGCCTAAGTCGCTTTCTTTTTGACTGTTTCCAGTTATAACAGTTTGCCTTACGTTTTCTTAATTTCCCACCGTGCGGAGGTAATCGCATTTGAGCAGCAATTAAAGGATGTGTTGAAACATAGGGAGTAACCATGATATTAGCTTATTGTGAGTaagctaaaaatgaaaaaaaagttatgcaatGCAAATAGGTgaaaataagataattttttccACATATGAAGCgattcatttaaatttgaatctttttttatttagtatatacaacaaatagagtgctcaatatatatacatatatatacatatatatatatatatatatatatacatatatatatatatatatatatatatatatatatatatatatatatatatatatatgtatatatatatatatatatatatatatatatatatatacatatatacatacatacatatatatctatatgtatatatatatatatatatatatatatatatatatatatatatatatacatatatacatacatatatatatatatatatatatatatatatatatatatatatatatatatatatatatatatgtatattcttaaagaacagagcaataataaattcgtaaaaacacttatctagtATTCTTCAACACTGtgtttcaccatcagtaggttcatcaggaagaatCTTCCTGATTCTTCccgatgaacctactgatggtgaaacaCAGTGTTGtgaaacacacacacacacagatatatatatatatatatatatatatatatatatatatatatatatatatatatatatatatatatatatatatatatatatatattattagaacCTCACGGATTCTGTTATATATGTGACATACACACACTAGTGTATATGTCACATATACAACAGAATCCGTGAGGTTCTAATAAGATAATAAcacattttctattaaaataatgttctgaatttttattaataactaaaaacagCCGATTAGCACtagaatatataagaaaataccTGTATTTTGGTATATTACTCCAAgacatacatttatattttcctcaattttaaaattttaaagaggaAATAAACACGAACGTATTATTTAATgcgatttataaacaattttattggttgttggaaatagaacaaaataatattaataaccaTCGTTATTTTGCACATAGAACAATCGGTTACACCTAATTtgacactatttttttttcaattttaaaagtattacagctagaaagaaaatacaaaaaaaaaaagagaaaaaggtataaactcatttttttcaaatttggagatagaacaaaaaaattctaaccTGACGATTTGTCATGGGATTGTGGAAAATAGATTCCAAAACTTGAATAACGTCTTTGGATCTGTCTGTGCAATGATGTGATTGCTCCTTTTTTTGCAGACCATCTTGTGTCACTGTTTCCCTTTAATGAGATGGTCAACGTTTTCATCAGTTTTTCCCATCTTGATGTGGAgcttgaaaaaagttaaagatgGCTTGAACCTTTCCGAAAACGTAATCATGAGAGGGGAAACCTCAGCAGCATGAACACCAACAAGATTCAAAGTGTGAGCTGCGCATGGAACAAATTTTGCTGACTCATTAAGAGAATGGATGTGAGCTTTGACGCAATTGTAATTTCCAGACATATTGGCTCCATTGTCATAGCCTTGGCCCCGCAATCGGAAATGTTTAGACCATCCTTCTCCAATTTTTCAGTTATCTCTGTTGCAAGACCTTTTCCGGTTTTTTGGTGAGATTCAATGAAGTCCACAAAACTTTCCTTAATTGTGCAGGTTTCATCACTGATGTGGACATACCTGATGATCTAAGTTATCTGCTCTTTGTGGGAGGCATCAGGAGTGCAGTCAAACAGAACAGAGTGTATTTAGCTTCTTTGATGTTTGTCAAAATTTCGTTCCTGACTTTCTGCCCAAGTAACTCAATCAGCTCATATTGAATTTGAGGAGAAAAGTAAGATGTTgtggttttttttagtttgccaGACGCAATGTGTTCAGCCACTAAAGGATAATAGTGGCTAATCATCTCAAATAAGCTCAGAAAAATGCCACTGTTTTGTTAACCGATGTCTTCTGTTGTTCCCCGAAGGACAAGATTGTTCTTGGCACTGAATAAAATTGCATCAACAATCACTTTCAAGATGGCTCTCCACTTTTTCATCTCTCCACTGATAGCTCTCTGCAGATCAGAACCCAAGGTCTTTCCTTCCTTGATGTTTTTTTCAAGAGTTTTCCAATCAGAATAGCGTCTTTGGTGTTCATTGCTGTTTTTATGCTCAGGAATTCTTGggtttagttttttacaaatttctgaGAAATTGTTggtttttgttgttgaaaataacaaacagcaaaaacaaaataaaaaatcttttttgttgctGTACTGCAGCCAAATGCGAACAAACTTTTTACTATTAGGATgaattttttcataacattttgaGCTGAAGTGTCGCATTCTGTTGTCAAAATCACACAGCGTGTTTGGGAAAAATTCTCTTCTGTCTTGGTCTTGCTCATGCTCAATCAAAAAGTatcttgttttgtccgatattTTAGACCATGTTGCTGAATCCCTGTGTCAAAAACTTTCTTCCAAAGCCACTGGAATTTCTAAGATTTCTGAATGAAGTTCATCCTCGTCCATTTCAGCTGGGCATTTGCATCTTCCCTTGTTGGTTCTGAGTCAGTTGTGCAAAATTCCTCTTGACTTTGGCTGATGAAAATCTCCTCTTCAATTAATTCCAAATGATGATCTGAGCTTAAGTCAATTTTAGGATTTGTTGAATTGTCATTAACTTCAATACAAATATTCtctgaaataatttgtttttccacTGAGTTTGTTACCAACCACTTTTTGAAACAGTTTTGTAGTTTCTCGTCATTTTCTTGGCgctgttttcttttcttcttaaattCAGCACCAGATAATTTTTTGGTTCGATTCATAATAGAATCATAATGTTCGAAAGTTATCAAAGGTATGTTAGTGTTAAAGGGCGCTCTTTTGTTCAGTAACTGAGCTTTAAAATTTAGGAGTTTGTGTCAAAAGGcggaattttaattaattttcttacCAACAGCAGCGACGCCGTgaaaatttgtttcataaattgattattgcttttttaatttattaatatttgcaCCCAAATTAAAAGTTTGCGCCCAATTTAAAAGTTATCCAATGTTACCATAAGTTACACTCAAGTTACCTTAAGTTACGCTCAAGTTACCTCAAGTTATGCTAAAGCTACCTTAAGTTACCCTCAAGTTGCCGCAGTTACCGGTAACCCACAGTAACTGTTTTGCAAGTTACCGAAATCGTCGAGCcctagatatatataaaattgataaacttgaATCTTTATATTTTCGTTTAACCGCCAAAGGAGAAATCCCTGcaatttaaacttaaagttttttgaaagaacCTTTTTGTATTGACGTCAAGTAGATGGTTAAGCGCCAAACCAGCATATACAACGAATATGTTGAAATGAGATAATTTCAACATATTCGTTGAAATTATCTCATTTAAACATATTCTTTGCATAGGAGACGCAAAGTTTAAAAGTCTTTAACAAAAGCCACTGAaccgaaaaaattaaaagtaattgcagttcAGTGCATTGGGAAATTTTAACTATAGTACTTAggtgtttgcaaaaaaaaacactacataaataattttttaatataaactaatttttttcaactttgctGTATAGGCTGGTTTGGCGCTTAACCATCCAAGCTAAGTTGCTACATGTGTATACATCTAGTGGATTCAAGTCTGCTTGAAATGTTGCTGATAATGCCACTCTGATAAGCTATCAATGTTTGAAGTATACTTtggaaaacatttaatttaagtatgagtgcggccgtggcgcagtggttagaaagcttgctttataagcaggagatccaggttcgaaacgagctctggacatattttcgcgtcacggtaaggaaggaggcgtgaacttcctggttaggtgcacttccgcggtactctgtgacaagaccgttaggacttcttggggcacctaaaaaaaatatatatatataagcgcATTAATCAGacctgatttaaaaaataaaaatagtcaaagAGCCGGAACTTTCCTTCACCTGAAACAAAatggcattaaaaattaaaaagttttttgttaatatctcatacaataatttgttttaacttttaacttatttcctaatgtttatcaaaaattttagaagtctaaacaaaatctttcaaaaattttatttagacttcTAAAATTAATGTGAAggattctaattttttaattttcagtgccatttttattaagaaattcttttaacttGTTGGGATAAAGATAAGTATAACATGTGTttacatcattaaaaaagttgacatCTGGATCTGAATTAAGATATTATATTAAGATATTATTAGATAGTATTTATCgtgaaaattaaaagtaaaggaTTCGTATTcagcccttttttttttaaatttgattatagaatattaaaagaatttttttataattataggtCACGCGTTATTGTAAGTTACTTTCGTATACTTACCTTTCGCTCTCAATTCTTTCGCTGTTTTGAAAAGCTTTCTTAACAAATCCATTGTAAAATCACTAACATCTTCGTCAACGTACAACCACTCGTTCTaaagttttcatcttttaagttattaaactaatttccatttttttcaatccgatcattaaaaattttcatcataATATTATCATGATTTTCAAAGATTTCTTCAAGTTGTGCTGGTGTAAAGTTTTTCGtcattattataagttttttaagaaactctTAAAGCACGTCCGTTCGCGGTGAAAATTTCGTATATTAATCtcatatataattgatttttgaaatacataaactcaaactcaaactcagttaaaaacacaattttataGATCAAAAGTTATcccctaaaattttaaataaacttaaaaaacctgTTATACTTAAAACGTTTggtaaattataa
Above is a window of Hydra vulgaris chromosome 10, alternate assembly HydraT2T_AEP DNA encoding:
- the LOC136086229 gene encoding zinc finger MYM-type protein 5-like encodes the protein MRHFSSKCYEKIHPNSKKFVRIWLQYSNKKDFLFCFCCLLFSTTKTNNFSEICKKLNPRIPEHKNSNEHQRRYSDWKTLEKNIKEGKTLGSDLQRAISGEMKKWRAILKVIVDAILFSAKNNLVLRGTTEDIG